TCGCGGTCGGTCAGGCCGTCACCGTCCGTGTCGGCGTCGAGCGGATCGGTCCCGATGTCGTGTTCGGTCAGTGTCCCGAGCGAGTCGTCGTCGAAGTCCGCCCGACCGTCGATCGTCCCGTCGTCGGCCTCGTCGGCGCCGGTCGCCGACGAGTCGCTGTCGGGGTCGAGCGGGTCCGTCCCGAGGACTTCGGTCTCGTAGGTCGCGTTCAGGCCGTCACCGTCGAGCCTGAGTGTCGCGTTCGCGCCGGTCGTTCCGTTGTTCCCGGCGACGGTCACACGAACGCGGTTCCCGCCCGCGTCGAGCGGCACCGAGACGGCGACCGGGAGACTTCGGTTCTCGGTGACGGTCAGGCCGGAGAGGTTCCGTTCGGCGACGCGCTCGCCGTCGACTGCGGCCGCGAGCGTCTCCAGCGAGACCGGACCGTCCGCCGAGACGTTCACGCCGACGGTGTAGTTGCCGGGTTCGCTCCGGTTCCGGATCGGGTCGTTTCTGGAGAGGACCGTCGCCGAGACGTTCCCGTCGAGCCGTCCGTCGGTCTCGTTGCCGTCACCAGCGCCAGTCTCGTTGCCCTCGCCGATGGTCCCGACAGGCAACGTCGCGTTCGTCCGCTCGACCGCCCGTTCGACGACGAAGTGGGCCTGTCGCCATGTCTCTCGCAACTGCCGGATCGCGCTCGCACGCAACCGGAGCGCCCGCCGTCCGTCTACGTCGCGCGCCCGAGACATCGTCTCCTCGGCGCGGTCGTAGGTCCGCTCGGCGTTGTCCAGATGCGCCTCCATACTGCGGACGATCCCCTCGTTGTCGATCGCTTCGCGAGAGTCGTTCAGCAGCCGTCGGGCATCGGTTATCTCCTGGGAGGCAGTCCGGTTATCCATCCGCACGACAGCGTCTGCGACCGCCGTCGCGTTGGCCTCCGTGTCGGTCCCGGCGAACGCCCGCAACGCTTGGATCCCCTTCGCGTCGTGATTGAACAGTTTCGTCGAGGACGCGCGGACCGGTCCGCGATAGTGTCGCCGCGAATCGTTGAATCGGCCGACAGCGCGGTCGCGCGCCGACTCGAACCGTCCCTTCGTCGCGGTCAGTTCCCTCGTGTCGTCGACCGCCTGTGCCTTCAGTGACTGGGGCGCGTTGTCCGCCGTGATTGATTCGTTGCCACCCGCCTCGACCACCCCGACCGAGACCAGCGGCGCGAACGTCGCCGTCACCAGCAGGTAGGCAGCCACCACTGCCCCCAGGCGACCAATAGATCCCATGACACGAACGAGAACCGCCCCGGTACAAAACACTACCTATATTACACGTTACCGGAACAGGTTTGTGTAGTGATTGGCGAGAGAACAGGCGTATCGCTGCCGACCAGCAGCGGCGCTGTCGAGCTCGATTCGAGCCGCCCCAGCGACGTCCGGACGGCCCAGCCCCGAATTCGGCACTGTCGACCGTCGCGTCCGCCGCAGACCGGTCACATCGTCGTGTAGCGGTCCTCGGCCCAGGGATTGGCGGTGTTGGAGTAGCCGCGTTTCTCCCAGTAGCCTCGCTGGGGTTCGGTGAGGAAGGTGACGCCGTCGACCCACTTGGCGCCCTTGTAGGCGTACTTGTGGGGAGTGACCACACGCAGCGGGCCGCCGTGGTCTGAGGGGAGCGGGTCGCCGTCGAGCTCGCGGACGAACAGGACCTCCTGTCGCATGCACTCGTCGAGTGGGAGGTTCGTCGTGTAGCCGTCCATCGCGCCGAACATGACGTGGACGGCGTCGTCGGCCACCCCGGCGCGCTCGGCGATCTCCGGGAACGGCACGCCCACGAACTCGTTGTCGAAGCGACTCCAGCCGGTGACGCAGTGGAAGTCCTGGCGCTGGGTGTCGGTGGGAAGGTCGCGGAACTCGTCCCAGGAGTAGGTCAGTTCTTCCTCGACGGCGCCGCGGACGGTGAACGTCCACTCGTCGGGATCGAAGTCGGGGGTGTCTTTCAGCGAGAGGACGGGGAACCGCTCGGTCTCGCGCTGGCCCGGCGGGAGCCGGTCGCCGTCGAACTCCTCGTGGATGTCGGTCACGTCGCGGATGCCCATGGACCTCCTTGTGCGGGACGGCCCCTAAGCGACCGGTCTGAGAACGCCGCGTGCCGTCGCCACCGAAGCCTGCGGCGGCCGGCCGACGGTTTATGGGTCCGGCGCCGATACGTCCGGGCGACCCGCGATGCCCGTCATCAGACTCGAAGCCGACTCGCCCGAGCGCACCCAGATCGGCGAGGGGCTCGTCAAGTTCGCCGTCCAGGCCGGTCGCCTGGAGACCGGCCGCGAGGAGGGGCGGTACTTTCTGGGCCACGGCGACGGCTGCGCCGTCGACGGCCGGCGGATCGCCCCCGGCGACCCGTTCGCTTTCGACACCGAATCCGGGGAGATCCGCTGTCTCGACCACGTCGAAGAGGGAACTGCGACCGCCCGTACCGAGCGCGAGTGAGGACGGACCGGGTACACCGACCGCCGCTCACTCGAGCGACGCCAGCACTGCCCCGAACGTCGCTATCGCTGGCTCGATCTCGGCGGCGACCTCGACGAACACGAGCGTCCGCGGCGGTCTCGTCGCTTTCGGTCGAACGCGCAGTCCCGCGTCCGTCGCCGCAGTAGCCGCTTTTTCGGGCGCGACACGGAACTCGACGCGTAGCCGCTCGGGATGTACGGAGACGTCCGCGAGCGTTCGCGATCCGGCCGCCACCGCGTAGGCGACCGTTCCGTCGACCGTCGGGTCCGGCTCGACCCGCTCGTCGACGACCGACAGCTCTCCGTCGTCGACGACCCCCGGGTCAGCGGTCGCGACCGCGTCCGCGAATCGCCGCGCGAGCGCTCGCCCGTCCAGCGGTTCCGAGACCATATCCGGGATCGGTGTGGCGGCCCGAAAAGGACCCCGCTCGGCCGCTCGGCGGCGGGACGGCGATCGACGGGTGCTCCACCAGCGGTTAGAAGATGTCTCCACGCGTCTCTCTCGTACGGACCATGGACACGACAGGGGGGCTGGGAGCGCTCGTGCGGAGCGCGCGGGTGAACGCGGCGATAGCCTGGGCCTTGCTGGTCGGGGTAGTCCTGCTCGCGGTCGGTCACACCGTCAGCGGCCGGGTCCTGTGGCTCGGGTTCGCCGCGGCAGTCCTCGCGCTCGCGGTCGTCCCACCGCTGGCCGCCCGGACCGCCTCCGAGATGCTCCCGTGGGAGGTGCTGGCGGTGACGGTCCTGCCGCTCGCCGGGGGGGTCGCGCTCCCGGCGGCGACCCGGCCGCTGGCTGCACACCTCGCGGTCGCGGCGCTGGCGCTCGTCCTCGCGGTCGAACTCCACCTGTTCACGGCCGTCCGACTGTCCGACCGATTCGCCGTCGTCTTCGTCGTGGTCGCGACGCTGGCGACGGCGGGCGTCTGGGCTGTCGCCGCGTGGCTCTCGGATCTGTTGCTCGGGACGGCGCTCGTGCCGAGCTTGCGGGCGCTGATGATAGATTTCACCGCCGCGACGGTCGCCGGCGTCGCCGCCAGCGTCGGCTTCACCGCCTACGTGCGACGGCTTGGCGCCGCGAACGCGCGGGTCCCCTGGGATCCGCCGTCGAATCCGGCCGTCACCGCCGCCGCGGACTCGACTCCGGCGTCGACCACGCCCGACACCGCGGTGCCGTCGCGCCGGATCCGCGACCGGCTCGGCGTCACCGAGCGTCGCCAGCGCCTGCTCGCCCGAACGCTCCAGCTCGCGCTCGTCGCGCTGCTGGTCGCCGGGCTCGTGGACCGACATCTGGGCGTCGTGGTCAACTGCGCGGCCGCACTGGTCGTCACCGAACTCCCGGCCGCCCTCGAACGGGACTACCGGCTGGCGGCGGACCCCGGACTCGTCCTCTGGATCACGGGGGCCGTGTTCGTCCACGCGGTGGGCATCGCCGGCCCCTACGACAACGTCTGGTGGTACGACCACCTCGCCCACGCGCTGTCGGCGTCGGTCGTCGCCGCCGTCGGGTACACCGCCGTCCGTGCCGTCGTGGACCACTCCGACTCCGTGTCGGTCCCGCCGCGATTGCTCGCGGTGTTCGTCGTGCTGGTCGTCGTCGCGGCCGGCGTCGTCTGGGAAGTCGTCGAGTTCCTCGTCGCCGAGTTCGCCCGGGCCACCGGCGTCGGCGACGTGCTGATCCAGTACGGCCTGACCGACACGATGCTCGATCTGGTCTTCGACGTGGCCGGTGGACTCGTCGTCGCGCTGTGGGGCCACGCCTCCCTCGCCGGCCCGGTCGAGACGCTGATCCGGTGGCTCGACGAGCGAAGCGCCCGCTGAATCGCGCTAGACTCCGTCCGAACCACGGACGGCTCGCGGCGACCCCACCTTGCCGGGTCGCTCAGTCCCCGGGCTCCGCGGGGACCGATTCCGGTTCCGCCGAGACCGGGTCGTTCGACTCGAGCCACGTCTCGGCGTCGAGCGCGGCCATGCTGCCCATGCCGGCGGCGGTGACGGCCTGCTGGTACTCGCGGTCCATCACGTCGCCTGCGGCGAAGACGCCGTCGGTCGCTGTCGCCGTCGTGGCCCACGCGTCGACGCCGTCGGCAGTGCGCACGTAGCCGCCCCCGTCGAGTTCGACCGGGGTGTCCCGCAGGAACTCGGTGTTCGGTTCGTGGCCGATAGCGTAGAAGACGCCGCCGATATCGACCTCTTCGACGGTGACGTCCTCGCCGGCCTCGCGTTGCTCCGTCGGGTACCCGTCGGGGTGTGAGACGAGCCTCGCACCGGTGACGCCCGCCTCCTGGGAGCCCTGGACGGCGAGCAGTTCCGTGTTCCATCGGAACTCGACGTCGTCGTGCTCGCGCGCGCGGTCGGCCATGATCTCCGAGGCCCGCAGCTCCTCGCGGCGGTGCAGCACCGTCACGGAGTCGGCGAACTTCGCGAGGAACAGGGCCTCTTCCATCGCGCTGTCGCCACCGCCGACGACGAGTACGTCGTCGCCCCTGTGGAAGGCGCCGTCGCAGGTGGCACACGTCGACAGGCCGTAGCCCATCAGTTCGTCCTCGCCGTCGGCGCCGACCCAGCGGGCGCTCGCGCCGGTCGCGACGACGAGCGCGCGCGTTCGCAGCCGCTCGCCCGTCGACAACTCCAGCAGCTTGGGCTGGCCGGTGAGGTCGGCCGACTCGATGGTGCCGTGGCGGAACTCCGCACCGAACCGCTCGGCCTGCTCGCGGCCCCGCTGGACGAGGTCCATCCCGCCGACGCCCTCGGGGAACCCGAGGTAGTTCTCGACGTCGGTCGTGAGCGTCAGCTGCCCGCCGGGCTCGTCGCCCTCCAGTACGAGCGGGTCGAGGTCGGCCCGCGCCGCGTAGACGGCCGCCGAGAGCCCGGCGACGCCGGACCCGGCGATCACCAGGTTCCTGGTGCCCTCGCTCATCTATTCGGCGTACCTCCCGATCAGCGCTCGGAGCTGGTCCTCGCCCTGGACGCCCACGACCTCCTCGACCTGCTCGCCGTCGGCGAACAGCACGAGCGTCGGGACGCCGCGGACGCCGTAGGCGCCGGCGAGCTGCTGGTTCGCGTCGACGTCGACCTTCGCGACCGCGGCCTCGGTCTCGGCCGCGAGCGTCTCGACGACCGGCTCGAGCATCTGGCACGGCCCGCACCAGTCGGCGTAGAAGTCCGCGAGGACGACGTCGTTGTCCGCGACGAACTCGTCCAGGGCGGCCCGCCCGTCGACCTGACGGGGCGCCTCGGGCGCGGTAGCGTCTGCATCGGGAGCTGATTCGACTGTCATCGATCCTCGCTACGCGCCGTCAGTAATTAAGAGTTTTGGACATAGTATGCAAGACCATCGTCCGCTCGACGACCGGCGCGGTCCGAGCTGGACGACAGACCGGATACGGGAGCGAAGCGGCCAGGACGAGCCGGACGGTCGAGAGCGCGGCGACGAGGCGACCGGGTAGAACGGTGGGAGAACGCGGGGAGCGGGAGGCGAGCGAACGAGTCGGTCAGCTCTCGGCCGAGCTGGCGGCCACGTCGGTCCCCTCGTACTTCGTCTCGAACTCCTGGATGAGCTGGCCCATCTTGGCGTACCAGTCGTTGAGCATGCGCTGCATGTCGTCGGCGATCTTGTCGGGATCGGTCGGTTTGTAGACGTGGTAGTAGCCACCCTGGTCGTAGTTGACCTGCTCTTTCTGGATGAATCCGGACTGGAGCAGCCGCTGAACGGCACGGTAGGCGGTCGAACGCTCGCGGTCGACCGCGTCGGCGACCTCGTCGACGGTGAGCGGTTCGTCGGTGGAGACCAGCGCCTGAAAGACGTCCCTGTCGAGCTGTTTGAGCCCGTGGAAGCACTCTAACAGCCCCTCGCACTCCATGTCCTGCTGCAGTTGTTCCGACATCGAATCTGGCATCTGTATCACTCGAAGTTAAGCAATACGCGACCATAAGACTTGTGCATAGATTGCACAATTTCATCCACGAGTCGGGGGGACGACGAGCGGGAGGAGGCGGGGAGTCGGTCCGGGGCGGCGACCGGACGCGGAGGCGGTCGTCAGTCCGCGGTGGTGGTCGAGTAGCCGGTCTCCGACCGGAGGGCCCGGACCGAACTGACGACGACTGCGCCGGAGACGAGCGCGGCCGCGCCGAGGATGACGACCAGCGAGACCGTCTGGAGGACGGGGACGTCCGCGAACTCTCCGACCTTGCGGATCGCGACGGCCAGCGCGCCCAGCAGGAGCATCACGCCGAAGTACACCTTGATCTCGTCCTCGTCGACGAGGTCGGTCGCCGCGGCGCCCAGCCGCGCGCCGAGGGCGCTCCCGGCCAGCAGCGGGACGACGATCGACAGGTCGACCGCCCCGTCGATCGCGTAGAGGAAGCTCCCGATCCCGCCCGAGAAGACGATCTCGAAGAGGTCGGTCCCGACGGCGACCGGGACCGGCACGCCGATGAGATAGAACAGCGCGGGCATGCGGATGAACCCGCCACCGACACCGAGGAACCCCGACAGCAGGCCGGTCGCGAACGCCACCCCGAGGATCATCCACAGCGACACGGAGATGCCACCGCGGAGGTTCATCATCGGGGGCACCCGGTAGGACTGGATCTTCTTGGCGATGTCGGGGATGTCCTCGTCGTCGACGTCGGCCTCGCCCTCCGCGTCGTGGCTGATGCCGCCACCGCCACCACCCCGCGTCGCGGTGTAGGTGATGAACACGCCGATACCGCCCAGCAGGGCGACGTAGATGACGCTGACGACGGTGTCGGCCAGCCCGATGTCCTGCAGCCAGTGCAGCCCCAGCTTCCCGACCTCGATCCCCGCGGTCGTCCCGGCGATCATGAGGACGCCGAGCTTGTAGTCGACCTGGCCGAGGTCGCGGTGTTTGAGCGTCGCGATCACCGACGTGGCGAACACGAACGCCAGCCCGGAGGCGACGGCCACGTCCGTCTCGTAGCCCATCACCATCAGCGCGGGCGTGACGAGAAAGGACCCCCCCATCCCGAAGAAGCCGAAGAGGAGACCGATCAGTACCCCGAAGCCGGCGAACAACGCGAGCAGGGTGACTGCGACGCCGAACAGCTCCATCACGAATCACCCCGCAGCGCCGCGACGAGCCGCGGGCCGACCAGGCGTTCGAGGAACCCGTAGCCGACGTACAGGACGATCGCCTCCACCAGTACGACCCCGATCACGAGCGCGGCACCGTCGACGCCGGCCGCGCTCTCAAGCCCGAACATTCGTCGACACCTCGATCGATATTGCGCGTTTCATGGATTTCTACTCACGTCCCGGTAGTCGACTACTACATTTAACGGTTTTGGGACCGCAATACAATATTACTGCAGCGGATGGCATCGCTAACTCACCCGAATATTTCCGTACGTTATGGAGATATTCGGTCGCGAACGGTCGGTTCGAGGGGGGCTCGAAACGGTGCAGGTGTCGCTCGCGCGCGGATCGGTGCGAGTGGGCCCGAGCGGGTTCGCCGACAGATCTCGACCGGGTCGGATCCGGTCGATCGGCCCGTCGGCGAGCGACGTGGGACGCGTTTCGGCGCACCTGTATTGTTTAATCCAAACAATATTATACGAGCGACGCGTCGGTCCGATCATGAGAGCGATCTACGCGACGGACCTCTCGGCGGCGAGCGAGGCGGCCATCGAGAACGAGACCTGTCTGGAGTGTCTCGAACGGATCGGCGTCGAGACGATCCACCTGGTGACGGTCGTCCCCTCGAACGTCCATCCGGGGATGCCGGGACTGGACCTGGAGGGGCGCCGCGAGCGCGCGCTCGACCGTTACCGCGGCGTGATGGAGGCGGCGGGCTTCGGCGTCGAGACCCACGTCGTCCGGGGGACCCCCTACCGGCGCATCAACGGGATCGCGGAGACGGTGCGGGCGGACCTGACGATCGTCGGCTCGCGGGGACAGAGCCCGCTGGCCAACCGCGTCATCGGCTCGACCGCCCGGAATCTCGCGCGGACGACCGTCGTCCCGCTGCTGGTCAACCGCGTCGAACGCGAGGACGACCAGCCGGCGGTGCTCCGCGAGCACCTGTTCCAGCGGGTGCTCTACGCCACCGACTTCTCCGAGAACGCCGAACGGGCCTTCGACGCGTTCTCGTACCTCCGTCACGCGACCCAGGAGGCGACGCTCGTCCACGTCGAATCGCCGAAAGATCAGGGCGAGACGGACCCCGAGGGGCGCCTCGCCGAACTCGCCGAGACGCTCGACGACTGGGACATCGAGACGGCGATCGAGGTCCGACGTGGCGACCCCGCCGAGGAGATCCTCGACGTCGAGACGGCGGTGACGCCGACCACGACGCTGGTCGGGTCGCGCGGGCAGAGTCGGATCCGCCGGCTGATGCTCGGGAGCGTCTCCGAGGACCTGGTCGCCCGGGCCAGCGGGAACGTCTACCTGGTCCCGCCGCCCCGGACGACCTGACGAGCCGTCCGTCTCGACGGATCGGCGGACCGCCACGGCACGATTTTCGGGAAGGAAGTCGTGAGGAGCAGCCGGTTCAGACCGGCAACACGGCGATCGAGCCGTAGCCGAGTACGAACGCGAGCGCGAACGACCCCGCCCAGGCGCCGACGGTCACGGCGATCTTGCGCGCGCTGACCGCGTCGCTGCCGCCGACGGCGGCACCGCTGCCGATGATCGCGCTGACCACGATCTCGTTGAACGAGACCGGGACGCCCAGCAGCACGGCGAGCTGTGCGATCAGGAAGGAAGGGACCAGCGCGGCGATCGACCGGCGCGGACCCAGCGAGGAGTAGTCCCGCGCCAGCGACTTGATCATCCGCGGGGCGCCGGTCCACGAGCCGACGAGGATCCCGAGTCCGCCGCCGACGAGCACGGCCGCTACCGGGACCATCTCCACCGAGTCGAGCAACGGGAGCAGCGGCCCGACGGCGAGGCCGACCTGACTCCCGCCCGCGGAGAAGGCGACGAGCGACCCGAGCGCGAGCAGCACGCGCCGGAGCCCGCCGCTCGTGTCCCGTCGGACGTCCCACCAGACGAGGACACCGATCGAGAGCGCGACGACCCCCGAGACCGCGACCGGCCCGACCGTCGCGACGTCGATGGTTCGCCCGGCGAGCCCGACGAACGAGCCCGCCGTCTTCCCCGGACCGACGTACGCGAACTCGACGTTCGCAAGGACGGCGCCGACGAGCGCGGCCAGCGTCGCGACGCTGTAGCGTTCGGGCACGTCGACCCGCGGGAGGACGCTCGCGATCGCGTAGGCCAGCCCGCCGCCGACGAACGGCGTCAGCAGCCAGACCGCGCCGATCTGCAGGTACTTCGACGGGACGGGCGAGCCACCCAGCGCCAGCCCGACGCCGACGACCGAGCCGGTGACGGTGAACGCCGTCGCGATCGGGTAGCCGGTCCGGATCCCGACCGCCATCAACCCCGCGCCGATCGCGAGGACGACGATGACGCCAGTCACCGGGAGGGAGATGCCGCCGACGAGGCCGCGACCGACCGCCTCGGAGACGTTCGCCCCCTGGACGACCGCGCCCGCGAACCCGAAGATCCCCACGACGAAGGCCGCTCGCATCGTCGAGATGGCGTTGGCACCGACCGCGGGGGCGAAGGGAGTCGCACCGCTCGACCCCGCGCCGATCACCCACGCCATGAACAGGCTCGCGGCTCCGGCGACGAGGAACAGGCCGACGACAGATGGATCCATGAGCGAAGCGTGCGAACCGGTGTCAGTCCGCTCCCGACGGTGCGGGGGCGGTGTCGGCCGCGCGACTCCGCCAGTATCCCTGGACGTACGCGCCGAGGAACATCCCGGCGAGCGCCCAGAGGATGGTCACGTTGCCGGTTCCGAGGCTGGCGTAGGCGGCGCCCGGACAGATACCCGACAGCCCCCAGCCGACGCCGAAGACGGCGCCGCCGACCAGGACGTTCCGGTCGAACGGCTTCAGCCGTCGCTCGTAGGGGTCGCCCGTCAGCGGTGCGGCGTCCCGGATCCGGGGCAACAGCGCGAACGCGACCCCGGAGACGATCGCGGCCCCGAACATCACGAACGGCAGCCCGAGGTCCTCGAACTGGAGGAAATTCAGCACGACCTCCGGCCGCGCCATGTGGCTGAACCCGAGGCCGAACCCGAAGACGATGCCGCCGGCGAAGACCAGCGGCTTGAACAGCGGATGTCGGTCCGCGCTCACGTGTCGCTCCCTCCGGTCGCTCCCGTTCGCGCAGTTCGAGACGCAAGCGTCTCGCGCATTACGGGCTCACCCCCAGCGCCGCGACGATCTGGGCGGTCCCGATCGCCACCGTCAGGAACGTCACTACGCCGACCAGCGACGTCTTCGACGCCGAACCGACGCCGCAGACGCCGTGGCCGGACGTGCAGCCCTTCCCGATGCGGGTGCCGACACCGACCAGGATACCGCCCAGGAACAGCCGCCAGGGCTGGACCGCGGTCGACCACAGCGTCACGCCGGCGACCTCGTAGAGCTGGCCGGTCGTCCCGGGCTCGTACAGCGAACTCGTGACTACGCCGGACTGAACCGTCGCGGCGAACGCCAGCCCGCCCAGGACGATCCCGGCCGTGAACACGAGCCGCCAGTCACGCGAGCCGACGTACTGCTGGAACCGCGACTGGCCGGAGACGTACGACAGCGTCGACTCCAGGAACGTGCTCGCCCCGGCCGGGATGCCCGTACCGACGTAGATCACGACGGTCCCGAGCCCGACCAGCAGGCCGCCGACGGCGTAGCGACTGACGCCGTTGGGGAACAGGTCGGCGGCCGCCTGCAGCGCGACTGGATCAGCTACCATGGGTCCGTTCAGTCACCCGCGAGCGATTCCTGGCTGGCGGCACAGTTGTTCGGCCCCAGTTCGAGCGTGAACGCCGCCTCGTCGTCGACGGCGTTCTGGCCGAGGTTCGTCGCGATTATCTCCTCGTAGTTGGCCGGCCGGGGCGGCATGTCCGAGAGGATCAGCTCGACGAACCCGTCTTCGTCCATGGTGAGGGCGTCCATCTCGTCGACCAGCTGGCCGATCGGCGCCGTGTAGGTGCCGTCGTCGGCCGGCTCGGCGGCGTCGCTGAAGTGCGCGCCGCCGACGAGCGTGTCGTCGGGCAGCGCCAGGACCCGTTCCTGCAGCGACTCGTAGAGCATCCGCGCCGCGTCGGGCGCGCCGTCGTCACCCTCTTCGAGGTCGGGGCGGGCGACGCTCTCGACGAACAGCCCGTCGCCCGTGGCGAGCAGACCGTCGTCGAGCAGGTAGGAGGTCATCCCGGTCGTGTGGCCGGGCGTGTGGACGGCCTCGATCGTCGCGTCGCCGACTTCGAAGGTGTCGCCGTCGGCGGCGGTCGTCAGCTCGTCCGCGTAGGTGACGCCGCGGTCGACCGCGGCCTCGGGGACGACGCCCTCGACGCCCTCGGTGTCGAGGTCGCGCACGCCCGAGATGTGGTCGGCGTGAACGTGGGTGTCGAGCGCGTACTTCAGATCGACACCGAGGTCGTCGGTATCGGAGAGATAGCGGTCGGTGAACGCGCGCAGCGGGTCGACGACGGCGGCCTCGCCGTCGTCGTAGAGCAGGTAGCCCAGACAGCCCGAGGACGGGCGCTGATACTGCAACAGCGTCCCCGCGCCGTCGTAGCGCTCGACTTCGACCGCCTCGTAGATGCGCGCCCAGCCGTTCATGCCGTCTTCGAGGTGGTTCACGTCGTACCCGCGCTCGGCGAGCGTCCCCGCGACGAACTCGCTGGCGCCGCCTTTCGCACAGAGGACGGTCACCTCGCGGTCGTCGGGGATCCGATCGAGGGCGTCCGCGTCGATATCGTCCTCGAGGAACTCGAAGTACGGGACGTTGACCGACGTGACGTTCTCGCCGTCGATGCGCCACTCTTCGTAGTCGGAACCCATCCGCGCGTCGAGCAGCGTCACGTCCTCGCCCGCGTCGATGCGATCCTTCAGCGTCTCCGGGGCGACCGTCGCCACGTCGGCGTCCGGAGTCGGGAAGTCGTCTGCGTTCATGAGTGTACCCCCACCTACCGGGTGGACACACTAAAGAGTTTGCATAGAAATCCACCAACCACACAATATAGTTCGCGGCACAGTCGACCCCGAAGCACGCATATAAGCATACGTGCGCGGAATAGGGCGCATTTTCACCGTGTTCCCAGAGACCAGTTGTTTGTATACTGCGCAAGAACCAACATTCTTTTAACCACGTAGCCGATATTGTGCGTTAGCTCCAAGACAGACCAACGGAGCGGACACAACAATGAGTGCAGAATACGACATCGCGGAGACGCTCGACGTGAAAGGCGCATCGTGCCCGATGCCGGTCGTCAAGACCAAATCGGCCATCGACGACCTCGGCGCCGACGAGGTCCTGGAAGTACTCGCCACCGACTCCGGCAGCATGAGCGACATCGACGGCTGGGCCGACGGCACCGAGGGCGTCGAACTGCTCGGACAGGAGGAGAGCGGTGACGTGTACAAACACTACGTGCGCAAGACGGAGTGACGATGAGCACGGACACGTCAGACACGCCGGCCGACGACGCCCCCGACGCGGCCGAGAGTGACGCGCCCTCCCGTGCGGAACTGGCCGCGCGCGTCGCGGAACTCGAGGAGTCACTCGCCGAGGCGACCGACGACGACGACGGCAAGAAGATGTCCATCATCGCCACCAAGGGGACGCTGGACATGGCCTACCCGCCGCTGATCCTCGCCAGCACCGCCGCCGCCTTCGGCTACGAGGTGACGGTCTTCCACACGTTCTGGGGACTGGACATCCTCCACGAGGAGCGGTCGAAGAACCTCAAGCTCAGTTCCGTCGGCAACCCCAACATGCCCGTGCCCAACGCGGTCGCCGCCCTCCCCGGCATGGACCGGGTGACCACGAAGATGATGGAGAAGAAGATCGACGACAACGACACCGCCACGATCGAGGAACTCCTCGAGACGAGCCTCGACATGGGCGTGGAGTTCCAGGCCTGCCAGATGACCATCGAGTTGATGGACTACGACGAGGCGGAGTTCTACGACGGCGTCACCACCGGCGTCGGCGCGGCGACCGCGCTACAGG
This DNA window, taken from Halosimplex litoreum, encodes the following:
- a CDS encoding YeeE/YedE family protein, translated to MVADPVALQAAADLFPNGVSRYAVGGLLVGLGTVVIYVGTGIPAGASTFLESTLSYVSGQSRFQQYVGSRDWRLVFTAGIVLGGLAFAATVQSGVVTSSLYEPGTTGQLYEVAGVTLWSTAVQPWRLFLGGILVGVGTRIGKGCTSGHGVCGVGSASKTSLVGVVTFLTVAIGTAQIVAALGVSP
- a CDS encoding MBL fold metallo-hydrolase codes for the protein MNADDFPTPDADVATVAPETLKDRIDAGEDVTLLDARMGSDYEEWRIDGENVTSVNVPYFEFLEDDIDADALDRIPDDREVTVLCAKGGASEFVAGTLAERGYDVNHLEDGMNGWARIYEAVEVERYDGAGTLLQYQRPSSGCLGYLLYDDGEAAVVDPLRAFTDRYLSDTDDLGVDLKYALDTHVHADHISGVRDLDTEGVEGVVPEAAVDRGVTYADELTTAADGDTFEVGDATIEAVHTPGHTTGMTSYLLDDGLLATGDGLFVESVARPDLEEGDDGAPDAARMLYESLQERVLALPDDTLVGGAHFSDAAEPADDGTYTAPIGQLVDEMDALTMDEDGFVELILSDMPPRPANYEEIIATNLGQNAVDDEAAFTLELGPNNCAASQESLAGD
- a CDS encoding sulfurtransferase TusA family protein, coding for MSAEYDIAETLDVKGASCPMPVVKTKSAIDDLGADEVLEVLATDSGSMSDIDGWADGTEGVELLGQEESGDVYKHYVRKTE
- a CDS encoding DsrE/DsrF/DrsH-like family protein, giving the protein MSTDTSDTPADDAPDAAESDAPSRAELAARVAELEESLAEATDDDDGKKMSIIATKGTLDMAYPPLILASTAAAFGYEVTVFHTFWGLDILHEERSKNLKLSSVGNPNMPVPNAVAALPGMDRVTTKMMEKKIDDNDTATIEELLETSLDMGVEFQACQMTIELMDYDEAEFYDGVTTGVGAATALQDMADADIQLLV